In Sphingobacterium sp. PCS056, the following proteins share a genomic window:
- a CDS encoding histone deacetylase codes for MLKIAFHPEYIHPVREGHRFPMEKYELIPLQLLHEGVVRKENFFEPALASFETACLAHDPIYVRDIFDLTLNAKMIRRIGFPLTKSLVDRERYLVDGTIQCALYALKYNISFNIAGGTHHAGYDFGEGFCLLNDQAVAARYLLNKQLANRILIIDLDVHQGNGTAHIFRDDDRVFTYSIHGDKNFPFIKEQSDLDIPVADGLEDDVYLQLLGDSLPLIFKKVKPDFVFYQAGVDILATDKLGKLKLSPEACRMRDEFVFTLCVTNKIPVQVSMGGGYSMHIRDIVNAHCQTFKIAVDLYNF; via the coding sequence TTGTTGAAGATTGCGTTCCATCCCGAATATATTCATCCCGTACGAGAAGGTCATCGATTTCCGATGGAAAAATATGAATTGATTCCTTTACAGCTTTTACATGAAGGTGTTGTGAGAAAGGAAAATTTTTTCGAACCTGCTCTGGCTTCTTTTGAAACAGCATGTCTAGCTCACGACCCTATATATGTTCGGGATATCTTTGATTTGACATTAAACGCTAAAATGATTCGTAGGATCGGTTTTCCTTTGACAAAAAGTCTTGTTGATCGCGAACGCTATCTGGTCGATGGTACCATTCAGTGTGCGCTGTATGCACTAAAATATAATATTTCTTTTAATATTGCAGGAGGGACACACCATGCAGGCTATGACTTTGGTGAAGGATTTTGCTTGCTTAATGATCAAGCTGTGGCAGCGCGCTATTTGCTTAATAAGCAGTTAGCAAACAGGATTTTAATCATTGACTTGGATGTACATCAAGGAAATGGAACAGCACATATTTTTCGTGATGATGACCGTGTGTTCACGTATTCTATTCACGGAGATAAAAACTTTCCATTTATCAAAGAACAGTCGGATTTGGACATTCCTGTTGCTGATGGTCTCGAAGATGATGTATATTTGCAACTATTAGGTGATTCTTTGCCGCTAATTTTTAAAAAGGTAAAACCCGATTTTGTCTTTTACCAAGCGGGTGTGGATATACTGGCAACGGATAAATTAGGCAAACTCAAACTATCTCCTGAGGCTTGCCGGATGCGTGATGAATTTGTTTTTACCCTTTGTGTGACCAATAAAATCCCTGTTCAGGTCAGTATGGGGGGAGGATATTCTATGCATATCAGAGATATTGTCAATGCACATTGCCAAACATTTAAGATCGCTGTCGATTTATATAATTTTTAA
- a CDS encoding DsbA family oxidoreductase produces the protein MKIEIWSDIVCPFCYIGKKRLEQALASFPHRDEVEIVWKSYQLHPQFPQDAAGIPAVKYIKDAKGLSEEETLGMMHQVQSIGKSLNIDFNFEKSLIVNTLNAHRLIHFAQEIGQGNVLKERLFKAHFSEGKDINHIDSLTALAVEIGLDQIAVEELLNSDRFAYEVTQDIQEGINLGLRGVPFFVFNQKFGIAGAQPLEMFEKTLRQAYDDAKPAIIMNDNEGPSCDSEAGCC, from the coding sequence ATGAAAATAGAAATTTGGTCTGATATCGTTTGTCCTTTTTGTTATATCGGCAAAAAAAGATTAGAACAAGCTTTAGCATCCTTTCCACATCGTGATGAAGTAGAAATTGTATGGAAATCCTACCAATTGCATCCTCAATTTCCACAAGATGCAGCAGGCATACCCGCAGTTAAGTACATCAAAGATGCTAAAGGATTGAGTGAAGAAGAGACTTTGGGCATGATGCATCAAGTCCAGTCCATCGGCAAGTCTCTGAATATTGACTTTAATTTTGAAAAATCATTGATCGTTAACACCTTAAATGCACATCGCCTCATTCATTTCGCTCAAGAAATCGGTCAGGGCAATGTATTAAAAGAGCGCTTATTTAAAGCTCATTTTAGTGAAGGTAAAGATATCAATCATATCGACAGTTTAACTGCACTCGCTGTAGAAATAGGTCTAGATCAAATAGCTGTTGAAGAGCTGCTAAACAGTGACCGCTTTGCCTACGAAGTGACACAAGATATTCAAGAAGGCATCAACTTAGGTTTACGTGGCGTTCCGTTTTTTGTTTTCAACCAAAAATTTGGAATCGCAGGAGCACAACCTTTAGAAATGTTTGAGAAAACACTTCGTCAAGCCTATGATGATGCCAAACCGGCAATCATTATGAATGATAATGAAGGTCCTAGCTGCGACAGTGAAGCAGGATGTTGTTAA
- the obgE gene encoding GTPase ObgE, with translation MAQGSNFVDYVKVCCRSGHGGSGSAHLHRDKTTMKGGPDGGDGGRGGHIILKGNTQLWTLLHLKYRKHIIASSGESGSSATSTGASGKDEILEVPAGTVAKDAETGEVLFEITEDGETQILTPGGKGGLGNWHFKSSTQQTPRFAQPGMPGQERWIILELKVLADVGLVGFPNAGKSTLLSVVSAAKPEIANYPFTTLVPNLGIVSYRDGKSFVMADIPGIIEGASEGKGLGYRFLRHIERNSVLLFMVPADTERTIKQEYDILLNELSVYNPELRDKPKLLAITKSDMLDEELEREMEKEVPEGLPHIFISSVAGKNILQLKDMIWKAINS, from the coding sequence ATGGCGCAGGGTTCGAATTTTGTTGATTATGTGAAGGTGTGTTGTCGATCGGGACACGGAGGATCTGGCTCAGCGCACTTGCATCGAGATAAAACAACCATGAAAGGTGGACCTGATGGTGGTGATGGAGGCCGTGGAGGTCACATTATTCTAAAAGGGAATACACAATTATGGACGTTATTACACCTTAAATATAGAAAGCATATCATTGCTTCTAGTGGTGAATCTGGTAGCTCAGCTACAAGTACAGGTGCTTCGGGTAAGGATGAAATTCTAGAAGTTCCTGCTGGTACAGTTGCTAAAGATGCTGAAACCGGAGAAGTTTTATTTGAAATTACCGAAGATGGTGAAACGCAGATTTTAACTCCTGGTGGTAAAGGTGGATTAGGAAACTGGCACTTTAAATCTTCTACACAGCAAACTCCTCGTTTTGCACAACCAGGTATGCCTGGTCAAGAACGCTGGATTATCTTGGAATTGAAAGTATTAGCTGATGTGGGATTAGTAGGGTTTCCAAATGCCGGAAAATCAACGCTTTTATCTGTTGTTTCTGCTGCTAAACCAGAAATTGCCAATTATCCTTTTACAACTCTGGTTCCCAATTTAGGTATTGTGAGCTACCGTGATGGCAAATCTTTTGTCATGGCAGATATTCCCGGTATTATTGAAGGTGCTTCAGAAGGAAAGGGCTTGGGATATCGATTTTTAAGACATATCGAACGAAATTCTGTTTTATTATTTATGGTACCTGCTGATACAGAACGTACCATAAAACAGGAGTATGATATTTTATTGAACGAGTTATCTGTTTATAATCCTGAACTTCGTGATAAACCAAAATTATTGGCGATTACGAAGTCGGATATGCTGGATGAAGAATTGGAACGTGAGATGGAAAAAGAAGTTCCGGAAGGATTGCCACATATTTTCATATCATCGGTTGCAGGTAAAAATATTTTGCAATTGAAGGACATGATCTGGAAAGCTATTAATTCATAA
- a CDS encoding nitroreductase family protein encodes MSLLEDLKWRYATKKMNGTPVAQEKIDYILEAARLAPTSSGLHPFRVIEISDPELKAKIQPIAYGQSQIVDSSHILVFAAYDAYTKERVEATFTQQAEERGLPLNFADDYKNNLFAQLSALSQEQQFSHAARQAYIGFGLALAAAAEQKIDATPMEGFNNEQLDALLELNKLGLKSVSIIAIGYRDEAHDWLVNMKKVRPLQEDFIIKFN; translated from the coding sequence ATGAGTTTATTAGAAGATTTAAAATGGAGATATGCCACCAAGAAAATGAATGGCACTCCTGTAGCACAAGAAAAAATTGACTACATTTTAGAAGCTGCTCGCCTAGCTCCTACTTCCTCTGGATTACATCCTTTTCGCGTCATTGAAATTTCTGATCCAGAATTGAAAGCTAAAATCCAGCCCATCGCATATGGACAATCACAAATCGTCGATAGTTCACATATCTTGGTATTTGCAGCGTACGATGCCTATACAAAAGAACGTGTCGAAGCAACTTTTACACAACAAGCAGAAGAAAGAGGATTACCATTAAACTTTGCAGATGATTACAAAAATAACTTATTCGCACAATTATCAGCATTGTCTCAAGAACAGCAATTTAGTCATGCTGCGCGTCAAGCTTATATTGGTTTTGGATTGGCATTAGCAGCTGCAGCAGAGCAAAAGATTGATGCCACTCCTATGGAAGGTTTCAACAATGAACAATTAGATGCTTTACTTGAACTGAATAAATTAGGTCTTAAATCAGTGTCCATCATAGCAATCGGCTATCGTGATGAAGCTCATGACTGGTTAGTGAACATGAAAAAAGTGAGACCGCTCCAAGAAGATTTTATTATTAAATTTAACTAG
- a CDS encoding DUF3810 domain-containing protein encodes MKYMLRKSLICFAILCSIIAVITILEKNTVFIEHYYSRMWYPFFSYLPQAIFGYLPFSIGDLFYFFAVFFLLMLVFTVIRHLLKKRYAHAGRFLVYLINVILGLYLFFYISWGMNYYRTPIVQNTGLSTDSLKLADYLVVLEACLDSTNVLRAQINPKQWEHQDAKIRREMVELVYSDTTFQSFLSKTLVGAKGSLNSNWVSYFGVSGYFNPFTHEAHVNTAMPVFSSPFTYVHELAHQQGVGFEDEANFIAYVRLKNHPELFYRYSSYLQTTSYMLQELRGIDEELFANYKNRLSQLVLDDLKQEAVFWSNYTGWTNKVFGIFYNGYLKHNNQQEGLARYDRMTKLVVAYELKLKGCR; translated from the coding sequence ATGAAGTATATGTTAAGGAAATCACTTATTTGTTTTGCAATACTGTGTTCTATTATTGCAGTAATCACTATTCTGGAAAAGAATACTGTTTTTATTGAACACTATTATTCAAGAATGTGGTATCCTTTTTTTTCATATTTGCCACAAGCTATTTTTGGTTATCTACCTTTTAGTATTGGAGACTTATTTTATTTTTTTGCGGTTTTTTTCCTTTTGATGTTAGTGTTTACCGTTATTAGGCATCTTTTAAAAAAGAGATACGCTCATGCGGGTAGATTCCTGGTGTATCTTATTAATGTAATTTTGGGCTTATACTTGTTTTTTTATATAAGCTGGGGGATGAACTATTACCGGACACCCATTGTTCAGAATACCGGTTTAAGCACAGATAGTCTAAAGTTAGCTGATTATCTTGTCGTTTTGGAAGCATGTCTCGATTCGACAAATGTTTTACGCGCCCAGATAAATCCAAAGCAATGGGAGCATCAGGATGCAAAAATAAGAAGAGAGATGGTGGAGTTAGTGTATTCGGATACCACTTTTCAATCTTTTCTTTCAAAGACTTTAGTCGGTGCAAAGGGATCTCTCAATAGTAACTGGGTTTCCTATTTTGGTGTCTCAGGATATTTTAATCCTTTTACGCATGAAGCACATGTCAATACTGCAATGCCTGTTTTTTCCAGCCCTTTTACGTATGTTCACGAATTGGCACATCAACAGGGGGTGGGGTTTGAAGATGAGGCAAATTTTATTGCCTATGTTCGACTGAAAAATCATCCAGAGCTTTTTTACCGCTATTCTAGCTATTTACAAACAACATCGTATATGCTACAGGAGCTGAGGGGGATCGATGAGGAATTGTTTGCCAATTATAAAAACAGGCTTTCACAACTTGTATTAGATGATCTGAAGCAGGAGGCTGTTTTTTGGAGTAATTATACAGGTTGGACTAATAAAGTCTTTGGCATCTTCTATAACGGCTATTTAAAACATAATAATCAGCAAGAAGGATTGGCGCGTTATGATAGAATGACCAAGCTGGTGGTCGCTTATGAATTAAAGCTGAAAGGTTGTCGTTAG
- a CDS encoding TetR/AcrR family transcriptional regulator produces the protein MGVVERKLRDLEKIKLQIIEQSWLIVEEEGWQALSIRKIADAIEYSVPVIYKHFENKDAIIAYFTRQGFAMMAEQLASAVDLNKNADDNLYNIATSYWKFALEHKKCYEIMFGLGIPQCEVVNSIKEMKATSTVMLTCISKCITENNVDQIDLYLKFKTFWSILHGIITIEFLSNKETNPEEVSPILTDAIQGFIISLKHHNN, from the coding sequence ATGGGGGTTGTAGAGCGCAAATTAAGAGATTTAGAAAAAATTAAATTACAAATAATTGAACAGTCATGGCTTATTGTAGAGGAAGAGGGCTGGCAGGCACTTTCGATTCGTAAAATTGCCGATGCTATCGAGTACAGTGTACCCGTGATCTATAAGCACTTTGAAAACAAAGATGCCATTATTGCCTATTTTACTAGACAAGGTTTTGCGATGATGGCAGAGCAACTCGCTTCTGCCGTGGACCTCAATAAAAATGCTGACGACAATTTATACAACATCGCCACATCATACTGGAAATTTGCCCTTGAACATAAAAAATGTTATGAAATTATGTTTGGATTAGGCATTCCACAATGCGAGGTCGTTAACAGTATTAAAGAAATGAAAGCAACATCTACTGTCATGTTAACTTGCATTTCTAAATGTATAACAGAAAATAATGTCGATCAGATCGATCTGTATTTAAAGTTCAAAACCTTTTGGTCGATTTTACATGGCATTATTACTATTGAATTTCTATCAAACAAAGAAACCAATCCAGAAGAAGTGTCTCCAATTTTAACAGATGCGATTCAAGGATTTATTATATCATTAAAACATCATAATAACTAA
- a CDS encoding nucleoid-associated protein encodes MFFHQDATFDQLAIHRVGNKSQEEFYILSEQPVPLENDEVLPPLLMHYFMSPFAKVNEVYRLFHPNGELELNEIYHFTKQFFKEQLPFHEFSQQVAKHLYEVCMHPKIKPGEVYVVSLKNIQIEGENHDAIGIFKSENKETYLKVYPNQGGFQLDYEEEAININKLDKGVIIVNVEEEEGFKVLVVDQTNKTEAVYWKDDFLNIKIRNDDFNQTGNYLKVYKNFVNEKLDDMFELEKADKIDLLNKSLNYFKEKETFDQEEFEEEVIGNPIAATMFNDFRSGFEDEFDSPFQSSFDIADKAVKKMEASYKTVLKLDKNFHVYLHGKREYIEKGFDEEKGMNYYKLYFENES; translated from the coding sequence ATGTTTTTTCATCAAGATGCTACTTTTGATCAACTTGCTATCCACCGTGTAGGAAATAAGTCGCAGGAAGAATTTTATATTTTATCGGAACAACCTGTTCCTTTGGAAAATGACGAAGTGCTGCCTCCTCTTCTGATGCACTACTTTATGAGTCCTTTTGCAAAAGTAAATGAGGTATATCGCTTGTTTCATCCCAATGGGGAGCTGGAACTGAATGAAATTTATCACTTTACCAAACAGTTCTTCAAGGAGCAATTACCTTTTCATGAATTTTCTCAACAAGTAGCAAAGCATCTGTATGAGGTCTGTATGCATCCTAAGATTAAACCGGGTGAAGTATATGTGGTCTCTTTAAAAAATATACAGATTGAAGGGGAAAATCATGATGCAATCGGAATTTTTAAATCAGAAAATAAGGAAACTTATCTCAAGGTTTATCCAAATCAAGGTGGTTTTCAACTGGATTACGAAGAGGAAGCGATTAATATCAATAAACTGGATAAAGGTGTCATCATTGTGAATGTTGAAGAGGAGGAGGGATTCAAAGTACTGGTTGTGGATCAAACCAATAAAACCGAGGCTGTCTATTGGAAAGATGATTTTCTAAATATTAAAATTCGAAATGATGATTTTAATCAAACTGGCAATTATCTAAAGGTCTACAAAAACTTTGTAAATGAGAAGTTGGATGATATGTTTGAGCTAGAAAAGGCTGATAAGATTGATCTGCTCAACAAATCATTGAATTACTTCAAAGAGAAAGAGACTTTTGATCAAGAAGAATTTGAAGAGGAAGTAATCGGTAATCCTATTGCGGCAACCATGTTTAATGACTTCAGATCTGGGTTTGAAGATGAATTTGATTCCCCTTTTCAAAGCAGTTTTGATATAGCAGATAAAGCCGTCAAGAAAATGGAAGCTTCTTATAAGACAGTATTAAAGCTGGATAAAAATTTTCATGTTTATTTGCATGGGAAACGAGAATATATTGAAAAGGGATTTGATGAAGAAAAGGGAATGAACTATTATAAGCTATATTTTGAAAATGAGAGCTAA
- the carA gene encoding glutamine-hydrolyzing carbamoyl-phosphate synthase small subunit — translation MTNYSKLPAILVLEDGTVYHGKAAGKIGTTTGEICFNTGTTGYQEIFTDPSYFGQIMVTTNAHIGNYGIDEDDTESGKIQIAGLVCKNYNINYSRKMADESIQSYFEEGNLVGISDIDTRSLVRHIRNKGAMNAIISSENLDVESLKATLATVPSMDGLELSSQVSTTEPYFYGNEDAPVRVAVLDLGIKKNILRNFDQREVYAKVFPAKTTFAEMQEWNPAGYFISNGPGDPSAMSYAIQTVKDILAADQPMFGICLGHQILALANDIRTQKMHNGHRGINHPVKNIIANRCEITSQNHGFGVVAEDIEQSDKVEVTHINLNDQSIEGIRVIGKNAFSVQYHPESSPGPHDSRYLFDDFIELIKK, via the coding sequence ATGACCAACTACAGCAAATTGCCTGCAATTTTAGTTTTAGAAGACGGAACAGTTTATCACGGAAAGGCAGCGGGTAAAATTGGAACGACTACTGGCGAGATTTGTTTCAATACCGGAACTACAGGTTATCAAGAGATTTTTACCGACCCTTCATACTTCGGACAAATCATGGTAACAACCAATGCCCATATTGGTAACTATGGAATTGATGAAGATGACACAGAATCAGGTAAGATTCAAATAGCAGGACTAGTTTGTAAGAATTATAATATTAACTATAGTCGTAAAATGGCTGATGAATCTATTCAAAGCTATTTTGAAGAAGGAAATCTAGTTGGTATTTCTGATATTGATACGCGATCTTTAGTGCGTCATATCCGCAACAAAGGGGCTATGAATGCGATTATTTCATCTGAGAATTTAGATGTTGAATCTTTAAAAGCAACATTAGCTACTGTTCCATCTATGGATGGACTTGAATTATCATCTCAGGTATCGACTACCGAACCTTATTTCTACGGTAATGAAGATGCTCCGGTTCGTGTTGCAGTACTAGATCTAGGGATTAAGAAAAATATTCTTCGCAATTTCGATCAAAGAGAAGTTTATGCCAAGGTATTTCCTGCTAAAACAACTTTTGCTGAAATGCAAGAATGGAATCCTGCTGGATATTTTATCTCTAATGGTCCTGGTGATCCATCTGCGATGAGTTACGCAATACAAACCGTAAAAGACATTTTAGCAGCAGATCAGCCTATGTTTGGAATTTGTCTAGGGCATCAGATATTGGCCTTAGCAAATGATATTCGTACTCAGAAAATGCACAATGGACATCGTGGTATCAATCATCCTGTGAAAAACATCATTGCCAATCGTTGTGAAATTACATCGCAGAATCACGGTTTTGGTGTAGTTGCAGAAGATATTGAACAGTCTGATAAAGTTGAAGTAACCCATATCAACTTAAATGATCAATCGATTGAAGGTATCCGTGTGATCGGTAAAAATGCATTCTCGGTACAATATCACCCAGAGTCATCACCTGGTCCACATGATTCACGTTATTTATTTGATGATTTCATTGAATTGATAAAAAAATAA
- a CDS encoding YceH family protein: MELSTKPQLSTEEQRVLGALIEKSKVTPEYYPMSLNGLQSACNQKTARRPVVQYSDETIINTLAILKKKGLIAHVVGGGSRVTKYKHNFAIQFPLVPSELAIICLLLLRGPLTAGEINSNSGRLYDFEALEDITAQLDKLAAEGFVRALDKQPGHKEIRYIHLLGDVDLEQFEQTPATSESTALLQKRIETLELELAQLKQQFQEFWDELH, encoded by the coding sequence ATGGAACTTAGCACCAAACCACAATTATCAACCGAAGAGCAGCGTGTATTAGGCGCTTTGATCGAAAAGTCAAAGGTCACTCCAGAATATTATCCGATGTCACTGAACGGTCTCCAAAGCGCCTGCAATCAAAAAACCGCTAGAAGACCCGTCGTACAATACTCCGATGAAACCATTATCAATACCTTAGCCATATTAAAGAAAAAAGGACTTATTGCACATGTTGTGGGTGGTGGAAGCCGCGTGACCAAGTATAAACACAATTTTGCCATACAATTTCCGTTGGTACCATCAGAATTAGCGATTATATGTCTACTCTTACTACGTGGACCGTTAACTGCAGGCGAAATAAACTCCAATTCAGGACGTCTTTACGATTTTGAAGCTTTAGAGGATATCACAGCCCAGTTAGATAAGTTAGCAGCAGAAGGATTCGTAAGAGCACTCGATAAACAACCAGGACATAAAGAAATCAGATATATTCATCTGTTAGGCGACGTTGATCTGGAACAATTTGAACAAACTCCTGCTACATCGGAAAGCACTGCACTTCTACAAAAAAGAATTGAAACATTGGAACTTGAATTAGCACAACTGAAACAACAATTTCAGGAATTTTGGGATGAATTACATTAA
- a CDS encoding DUF72 domain-containing protein produces the protein MKFGQVTNPQDIDFNLPAISPETLKLLKQHKNKASFEVYVGCAKWNKTELKGFYPRGTKDELTYYSNQFNSIELNATFYHAPSKEQVETWKNKTPADFKFFPKIPQSISHYSRLLNTEEKVKEFTDNIVFFEEKLGMIFLQMHDNYKPKDMERLREFLSKFPKGLPLAVEVRNQEWFSDPKIAEAYFQLLEEFSITNVLVDTAGRRDLLHMRLTTPIAFIRYVGANHASDYSRLDEWIAVIKQWRKAGLQKLYFFIHQNIEVESPLLATYFIQQLNAEFGLSIVCPNKGNA, from the coding sequence ATGAAATTTGGACAAGTCACGAACCCCCAGGATATCGATTTTAACTTACCAGCGATCTCCCCTGAAACATTGAAATTACTCAAGCAGCATAAGAATAAAGCATCCTTTGAAGTTTATGTGGGCTGTGCCAAGTGGAATAAGACAGAATTGAAAGGCTTCTATCCAAGAGGAACTAAAGACGAACTCACTTATTACAGCAATCAATTTAATAGTATTGAATTAAATGCAACTTTCTACCATGCACCATCCAAGGAGCAAGTAGAAACTTGGAAGAATAAGACACCTGCAGATTTTAAGTTTTTTCCTAAAATACCGCAGTCTATCAGTCATTATAGTCGTCTATTGAATACCGAAGAAAAAGTAAAAGAATTTACTGACAATATCGTTTTTTTCGAAGAGAAGTTAGGGATGATTTTTTTGCAGATGCACGATAACTATAAACCAAAAGACATGGAACGCTTGCGTGAGTTTCTGTCAAAATTTCCAAAAGGTCTTCCACTAGCAGTAGAAGTACGAAATCAGGAATGGTTTTCAGATCCCAAAATAGCTGAGGCTTACTTTCAACTACTTGAAGAGTTTAGTATTACAAATGTCTTGGTTGATACAGCAGGGCGGCGTGACCTATTGCACATGCGCTTGACTACACCTATCGCCTTTATACGGTATGTTGGTGCCAATCATGCTTCGGATTACTCCAGATTGGATGAATGGATTGCGGTTATTAAACAATGGCGAAAAGCAGGACTGCAAAAGTTATATTTCTTTATCCACCAAAATATAGAAGTGGAGTCTCCTCTATTGGCAACTTATTTTATTCAACAATTAAATGCAGAGTTTGGTCTAAGTATCGTTTGTCCAAATAAAGGTAACGCCTAG
- a CDS encoding adenylate kinase, whose amino-acid sequence MLNLVIFGPPGAGKGTQSQKLIDKYQLVHVSTGDIFRAHIQNQTALGKQVSQIIADGNLVPDSITIAMLEEEVKKNPEAKGFIFDGFPRTVAQAEALDEFLTGINSSISVVIALDVNEEELKTRIAKRQEISGRADDAADKLVKRIDEYFTKTIHVLPYYEAQGKLSKVNGIGDIDFIFGELTAIIDNY is encoded by the coding sequence ATGCTAAACCTTGTAATATTTGGCCCTCCGGGGGCAGGGAAGGGAACACAATCGCAGAAACTTATCGATAAATATCAGTTAGTTCATGTTTCAACGGGTGATATCTTTAGAGCTCATATTCAAAACCAGACAGCTCTAGGTAAACAAGTAAGTCAGATTATTGCTGACGGAAATTTGGTACCTGATTCGATTACGATTGCGATGTTGGAAGAGGAAGTGAAGAAAAATCCGGAAGCGAAAGGATTTATTTTTGATGGTTTTCCACGTACAGTGGCACAAGCCGAAGCGTTGGATGAATTTCTAACCGGTATTAACTCTTCTATTTCTGTAGTTATTGCTTTAGATGTGAATGAAGAAGAATTAAAAACACGCATTGCCAAGCGTCAGGAGATTTCTGGACGTGCAGATGATGCAGCAGATAAATTGGTAAAACGTATTGATGAATATTTCACCAAGACAATTCATGTTTTACCCTATTATGAAGCACAGGGTAAATTGTCCAAAGTAAACGGTATCGGTGATATTGATTTTATTTTCGGAGAGTTAACTGCTATTATTGACAATTATTAA
- a CDS encoding alpha/beta fold hydrolase: MFQKETKLSKIRIDDISISYMIRPSKLHMPQKTIIFLHGFPFNKNMWREQLLDLDETMTGIAIDIRGHGHSTRGHGFFSIDVFAKDLIKLITHLNLNNVVLCGVSMGGYIALRTYELKSDKIKGLILSDTHAFADDNQGKQKRFDSIQALLKYGKRPFSLGFIETIFSKKTLSDNPQAIEVIKSSIRRNDLASICATQLALAARTDTTAMLSSITVPTLVIKGKEDKLVNEKQINSLLEGIADVKYVEFAASGHLPNLEEPKKFNQEINSFLRSF; this comes from the coding sequence ATGTTCCAAAAGGAAACGAAACTAAGCAAAATACGCATCGATGATATCAGCATTTCTTACATGATAAGACCAAGCAAGCTGCATATGCCGCAAAAGACGATTATATTTTTACATGGATTTCCATTTAACAAAAACATGTGGCGTGAACAACTATTGGATCTGGATGAAACAATGACTGGTATTGCAATTGATATTAGGGGACATGGACATAGCACTCGAGGGCATGGATTTTTTAGTATCGATGTATTCGCAAAGGATTTAATCAAATTGATCACTCATTTAAATTTAAATAATGTTGTGCTTTGTGGCGTATCCATGGGAGGTTATATTGCACTTCGGACCTATGAATTAAAGAGTGATAAAATAAAAGGACTTATTTTAAGCGACACGCACGCATTTGCCGATGATAATCAAGGCAAACAAAAACGTTTTGACTCGATCCAAGCATTACTGAAATATGGTAAGCGTCCCTTTTCTTTAGGATTTATTGAAACTATTTTTTCCAAGAAAACATTATCCGACAATCCTCAAGCGATTGAAGTGATTAAAAGTTCGATCAGAAGAAACGATTTGGCGAGCATCTGTGCCACGCAATTAGCTTTGGCAGCTCGAACAGATACCACGGCAATGCTATCGTCTATTACTGTTCCCACTCTCGTGATTAAGGGAAAAGAAGATAAATTGGTAAATGAAAAACAAATTAATAGCTTATTGGAGGGGATAGCAGATGTTAAATACGTTGAATTTGCAGCATCTGGTCATTTGCCTAATTTAGAAGAACCCAAAAAATTCAACCAGGAAATCAACTCTTTTTTACGTTCTTTTTAA